A stretch of Spirosoma oryzicola DNA encodes these proteins:
- the glmM gene encoding phosphoglucosamine mutase encodes MALIKSISGIRGTIGGRSGNGLTPLDVVKFAAAFGQWLRQRNTEKKTVVIGRDGRLSGEMVSKLVTATLQGLGLDVIDLGLSTTPTVELAVPAEGAAGGIILTASHNPIQWNALKLLNEAGEFISATDGAEVLAIAEAEAIDFAEVRKLGQYRTDTTWLQKHIDLILALPLVDRAAIAARNFRIVVDAVNSTGGIAVPMLLEALGVEKITRLHCEPTGHFAHNPEPLPENLRDIIKEMEKGNADLGIVVDPDVDRLALICEDGSPFGEEYTLVAVSDYVLKSKPGNTVSNLSSTVALRDITRKHGGQHFASAVGEVNVVEMMKENDAVIGGEGNGGIIYPDIHYGRDALVGIALFLTHLAKFGKSASMLRRTYPNYYISKNKIELTPDINVDAVLERIQAKYARNPINTIDGVKIEFDKEWVHLRKSNTEPIIRIYSESDTLATADHLAGKIINDIREVINENR; translated from the coding sequence GTGGCATTAATTAAGTCTATTTCCGGGATACGAGGAACGATTGGGGGGCGCAGCGGAAACGGACTGACGCCTTTGGATGTGGTTAAATTTGCGGCTGCTTTCGGGCAGTGGCTCCGGCAACGCAACACGGAGAAAAAAACCGTGGTGATAGGCCGCGATGGCCGACTATCGGGCGAAATGGTGTCGAAGCTGGTAACGGCGACGTTACAGGGATTAGGACTTGACGTAATCGATCTGGGCCTGTCAACCACGCCAACCGTTGAGCTTGCTGTACCGGCCGAAGGCGCTGCGGGCGGCATTATTTTAACGGCTAGCCATAACCCGATCCAGTGGAATGCGCTTAAGCTGCTGAATGAAGCGGGTGAGTTCATCTCCGCAACGGACGGGGCCGAAGTACTGGCCATTGCCGAAGCTGAGGCCATTGATTTTGCCGAGGTACGTAAACTAGGACAGTATCGCACTGATACAACCTGGCTACAAAAGCATATTGATCTGATTCTAGCGCTTCCTCTGGTCGACCGTGCCGCTATTGCTGCCCGTAACTTCCGGATTGTTGTCGATGCCGTTAATTCGACCGGTGGTATTGCGGTACCAATGCTGCTGGAAGCGCTGGGCGTTGAGAAAATCACCCGGTTGCACTGCGAACCAACGGGTCATTTTGCGCACAACCCCGAACCGCTCCCCGAAAACCTGCGCGATATCATCAAGGAGATGGAGAAAGGCAACGCGGATCTTGGAATTGTTGTCGATCCCGATGTAGATCGGTTAGCCCTGATCTGCGAAGACGGCTCACCTTTTGGCGAGGAGTACACGTTGGTTGCCGTATCGGACTATGTTCTTAAAAGCAAGCCCGGCAACACCGTATCGAATCTATCGAGCACAGTAGCCCTACGCGACATAACCCGTAAGCATGGCGGTCAGCATTTTGCTTCGGCGGTTGGCGAGGTCAACGTGGTTGAGATGATGAAGGAAAATGACGCTGTTATCGGTGGCGAAGGGAATGGTGGAATTATCTATCCTGACATTCATTACGGTCGCGACGCGTTGGTTGGCATTGCGCTGTTCCTGACTCATCTGGCCAAATTTGGCAAGTCGGCGTCAATGCTGCGCCGTACCTACCCAAATTATTACATCTCGAAAAACAAGATCGAACTGACGCCCGACATTAACGTCGATGCGGTATTGGAACGAATTCAGGCTAAATACGCCAGGAATCCAATCAACACCATCGACGGGGTTAAGATCGAATTTGACAAAGAATGGGTGCACCTACGCAAGTCAAATACAGAGCCTATCATTCGCATCTACTCGGAATCTGATACCCTCGCAACTGCCGATCATTTAGCGGGTAAGATTATTAATGACATTCGGGAAGTAATCAACGAAAACCGTTAA
- a CDS encoding transglutaminase family protein, with protein MHLHVRHESEYTYDIPVALGPQTLYLYPRTYPYQRLLDYSLTIEPKPSRAVRNVDVEGNVQQLAYFSHPTNRLQVTAEITLQSDEFNSFDFVLFPFETQRVPFRYPKYEQDLLQPYLERTGVTHRIEDWAKQLAAKAGWQTINFLIALNQAIREFTYEIREVGAPFPPEQTLTLRKGSCRDYTTLFMAACRSLGIAARFVSGYLFGNPQQEHQLHAWAEVYLPGAGWRGFDPTEGSVVSNRHIFLTSTAKPELAAPISGTFIGQANSHLRAELVFA; from the coding sequence ATGCATCTTCACGTCCGGCACGAATCTGAGTATACTTATGACATCCCGGTTGCCCTCGGCCCGCAAACGCTGTATCTCTACCCCCGGACGTACCCTTACCAGCGTTTGCTCGACTACAGCCTGACCATTGAGCCCAAGCCGTCGCGAGCGGTCCGGAACGTTGATGTGGAGGGCAATGTGCAGCAACTGGCTTACTTTAGCCACCCGACCAACCGCCTACAGGTTACGGCCGAAATCACGCTCCAATCCGACGAGTTTAACTCGTTCGACTTTGTGCTGTTTCCGTTCGAGACGCAGCGGGTACCGTTCCGCTACCCCAAATACGAGCAGGACCTGTTGCAGCCTTATCTGGAACGAACTGGCGTAACGCACCGCATTGAAGACTGGGCCAAACAGCTGGCGGCTAAGGCGGGCTGGCAGACGATCAATTTTCTAATAGCGCTCAATCAGGCGATTCGGGAGTTTACGTATGAGATCCGGGAAGTAGGCGCACCATTTCCGCCCGAACAAACGCTGACGCTCCGTAAAGGTTCCTGCCGGGATTATACCACGCTTTTTATGGCAGCCTGCCGAAGCCTGGGCATTGCAGCCCGATTTGTGAGCGGTTATTTGTTCGGCAACCCCCAGCAAGAGCACCAGCTACATGCCTGGGCTGAAGTGTACTTACCGGGTGCTGGATGGCGTGGTTTTGACCCAACGGAAGGATCGGTGGTAAGCAATCGACATATCTTTTTAACCTCAACGGCTAAGCCCGAACTAGCCGCTCCGATCAGTGGTACGTTTATTGGCCAGGCTAATTCACACTTACGTGCCGAATTGGTATTCGCCTGA
- a CDS encoding FAD-binding protein, whose amino-acid sequence MRLPNGLQQLVVSEVTNRHENFTQPLTAGASFKLTIPSGLPDSKSEYRQTTANFQWLIKHAIDNKIRLRAIGKNWSFAKVGVTNGGMVDTDALMQTFAIRNTSVAPAYLAAGQSADNLFFTECGTTVHILEQLLEARNKSIRASGASNGQTIAGATATGTHGAAFDYGAVHDAIVGLHIVCGPNKHVWLERQSYPVAGKPFTDLLAVTEVIRDDDLFNAAVVSFGSFGFVHGIMLETDDLFWLKSYSAKSVAYTDGLKKAMTDCDFSGIATILRLPAATADAKPYHFQLIVNPHQFDPSGADATRGPFVRILYKHRTKPIAAAPPPPKPGFIYGDDTMGLIQTLLDRLTPRKLVPALVNALYPQALEDTDGWVGTMRDFFGNTNVRGKASSAAIGIDSNDSPRVLEEIIAMNAQSAFPGVMGLRWVKRTPATLGFTRFPITCVLELDGVESSLTRQFLQRIWTRLETLDIPYTQHWGKVNFNLDGDRVRRQYGNKAVDDWIVARQHLLDAPTRAVFTNEFMERCGLDKELILDEPIA is encoded by the coding sequence ATGAGATTACCCAATGGTCTTCAACAACTTGTGGTGTCTGAGGTGACGAATCGCCACGAAAATTTTACGCAGCCACTTACAGCGGGTGCTTCCTTCAAACTAACCATTCCGAGTGGACTGCCCGACAGCAAGTCCGAATACCGGCAGACGACAGCTAACTTTCAGTGGCTGATCAAACACGCGATTGACAATAAGATTCGACTCCGCGCCATCGGCAAGAACTGGTCGTTCGCTAAGGTTGGTGTTACCAATGGAGGCATGGTCGATACCGACGCGCTTATGCAAACTTTTGCGATTCGAAACACATCCGTCGCGCCGGCCTACCTGGCTGCGGGCCAATCAGCGGATAATCTCTTTTTCACCGAATGCGGCACAACGGTTCATATTCTGGAGCAATTGCTGGAAGCCCGGAACAAGTCAATCCGCGCTTCGGGTGCCAGCAATGGGCAAACTATTGCCGGAGCAACAGCGACCGGTACGCACGGGGCAGCTTTTGACTACGGTGCAGTGCACGACGCCATTGTCGGCTTGCATATTGTTTGCGGCCCTAACAAGCACGTTTGGCTTGAGCGTCAGTCCTATCCCGTAGCCGGAAAGCCATTTACCGATCTGCTGGCCGTAACGGAAGTCATTCGTGACGATGACCTGTTCAATGCGGCAGTGGTCAGCTTCGGGTCATTCGGTTTTGTGCACGGCATCATGCTCGAAACAGACGATTTGTTCTGGCTAAAATCGTACAGTGCTAAGAGCGTAGCCTATACTGACGGTCTGAAAAAAGCGATGACCGATTGCGATTTTTCCGGAATCGCCACTATACTTCGCCTGCCTGCCGCAACAGCCGATGCAAAACCGTATCATTTTCAACTCATTGTTAACCCACACCAGTTCGATCCATCCGGAGCCGATGCAACGCGTGGCCCCTTTGTTCGAATTCTGTATAAACATCGGACAAAGCCCATTGCCGCAGCCCCCCCTCCTCCAAAGCCGGGCTTTATTTACGGCGACGATACGATGGGATTAATCCAAACCCTGTTAGATCGGCTTACACCCCGCAAACTGGTTCCTGCACTAGTCAACGCCTTGTACCCACAGGCGCTGGAAGACACCGATGGTTGGGTTGGCACAATGCGTGACTTCTTTGGCAACACCAACGTTCGCGGCAAGGCGTCAAGCGCGGCAATCGGCATTGATTCCAACGATAGTCCACGCGTTCTTGAAGAAATCATTGCCATGAATGCGCAGTCGGCTTTTCCGGGTGTTATGGGTCTACGCTGGGTGAAACGAACGCCCGCAACGCTAGGGTTCACGCGCTTTCCGATAACCTGCGTATTGGAGTTAGACGGTGTTGAATCTTCATTAACAAGGCAATTTCTCCAACGAATCTGGACCCGTCTTGAAACGTTGGACATACCCTATACCCAACATTGGGGCAAAGTCAACTTCAACCTAGACGGAGACCGCG
- a CDS encoding sialate O-acetylesterase: MRLLVQLLLKTGLTAVLLAVSLPRVSAQIDVTYPVSRMIVQRDNNNKATVQIVGSYAQDLDSVEVRAVVRTAGQGTTTSWSTLQTNPLNGQFSGKLTVTGGWYQLEVRGISNRKVVATDVVDRFGVGEVFAILGHSNAQGSSCYVDGTDRCPTMEGAVDDRVTVVSLDQTSPEFQQYEGTADNRYLPGLNFSQLATFTGISPFAKMAWFWGRMGDLLVQRINVPVLIYNAGFGGSNMEQTYKAAYDIPFEHGFIKYSLRMPYVNMRNLMNLYVPSTGIRAILLQHGENDRGNPTDLIVTHHYGVIDKVRQEFGKPNLSFIIALSSYVGGRFENVRQAQLQVINRDNYKTYQGPDLDNVNSLDDRPDGIHYSPLGQPKVGKLWADAITNAYLQSIQPYPAESQPLVSIACATNNRLTLTQPSGYEYTWNTGTTSQSLTVGAGTYSARLRDSQKKVVFPPAVTVPNTVKPAVPSITTSGSTSLCQPGSVTLTSSYEGDNLWNTSEISHSIQANSAGMYSLRAVNSVYGCQSDAATVYINNAMTDLALSLSVSRRIVSVGDTVTFSLTVRNEGACDAGAVTMQNRLPSNLVFVSSANLTATNNIVTGNLSNIAPGQSITRRYVARLTTAGNYLNAAQLTAQSRLDPDSEPNSGTADGEDDAAMVDLRTLSAANTLSLFASPNPNQKALPTVQGNQPAPDSSKADLSLTMELSQRYASQGQPVTITLKVFNQGGLNATNIRIRNDLPAGLQFLSSSTGMIASGTAVTGVISQLAAGQTASLSFRATVTGKGTLTNAAQILAADQPDPDSTPGNGTTNGEDDTARADLRSTSASGGRIASISSPIDESQSEPDLRKVNGNDTRSSENRTPNK, from the coding sequence ATGAGATTACTAGTACAGTTACTCCTCAAAACAGGGCTAACAGCTGTGTTATTGGCTGTAAGTCTACCGCGAGTTTCGGCTCAAATCGACGTTACTTATCCCGTAAGTCGGATGATTGTCCAGCGTGATAACAACAACAAAGCAACCGTGCAGATCGTGGGTAGTTATGCTCAGGACCTCGACTCTGTAGAAGTGCGTGCTGTTGTTCGCACCGCCGGCCAAGGCACTACAACAAGCTGGTCAACCCTTCAGACAAATCCACTCAATGGCCAGTTTAGCGGCAAACTAACCGTCACAGGCGGGTGGTATCAACTTGAAGTTCGGGGTATTAGCAACAGGAAGGTCGTAGCTACGGACGTGGTTGATCGGTTTGGCGTTGGCGAAGTGTTTGCTATTCTTGGCCATTCAAACGCCCAAGGCTCCAGTTGTTACGTCGACGGTACAGACCGTTGTCCCACCATGGAAGGAGCCGTTGATGACCGCGTAACGGTGGTATCGCTTGACCAGACCAGCCCAGAGTTTCAGCAGTACGAGGGCACTGCTGATAACCGCTACTTACCCGGTCTGAATTTTAGTCAGTTAGCCACTTTTACGGGTATATCTCCTTTTGCGAAAATGGCGTGGTTCTGGGGACGCATGGGCGATCTGCTGGTGCAGCGCATTAATGTACCCGTTCTGATCTACAATGCTGGATTTGGCGGAAGCAACATGGAACAGACGTACAAAGCAGCCTACGATATCCCTTTTGAGCATGGTTTTATCAAGTACTCCCTTCGAATGCCATACGTTAATATGCGGAATCTGATGAATCTGTACGTTCCGTCAACGGGTATTCGGGCAATTCTTCTTCAGCATGGCGAGAACGACCGGGGCAATCCTACGGACCTGATTGTCACCCATCATTACGGCGTCATCGACAAGGTGCGACAGGAGTTTGGCAAACCGAATCTATCGTTTATCATCGCCCTATCCTCTTACGTCGGTGGCCGTTTTGAAAACGTCCGGCAAGCTCAGCTTCAGGTTATTAACCGAGATAACTATAAGACTTATCAAGGGCCTGACCTCGATAATGTCAACTCGCTAGACGACCGTCCAGATGGTATTCACTATTCTCCCCTGGGACAACCGAAAGTAGGAAAGCTCTGGGCCGATGCCATAACGAATGCTTATTTACAGTCCATTCAGCCTTATCCAGCCGAAAGTCAGCCGCTCGTGAGCATTGCCTGCGCTACAAACAATCGACTGACACTAACCCAGCCAAGCGGCTACGAATACACCTGGAATACAGGCACGACCAGTCAGAGTTTGACCGTTGGCGCTGGTACGTACTCGGCCCGACTCCGTGACTCCCAGAAAAAAGTAGTTTTCCCGCCCGCAGTTACGGTTCCCAACACGGTTAAGCCAGCGGTCCCATCCATCACCACCAGCGGTTCAACCTCATTGTGCCAACCAGGAAGCGTCACACTAACATCAAGTTACGAGGGTGATAACCTTTGGAATACATCCGAAATAAGCCATTCCATTCAGGCCAACTCGGCAGGAATGTACTCGCTGAGAGCGGTCAACAGTGTATACGGGTGTCAGTCCGATGCCGCCACTGTCTACATCAATAATGCGATGACTGATCTGGCGCTATCCCTATCCGTCAGCCGTCGCATCGTGTCCGTAGGCGACACCGTCACGTTTTCGCTAACCGTCCGCAACGAAGGGGCCTGCGACGCCGGAGCCGTAACCATGCAGAATCGCTTACCAAGCAACCTGGTATTTGTGTCATCGGCTAACTTGACAGCGACCAATAACATTGTTACCGGCAACCTGTCGAATATTGCCCCCGGCCAATCAATCACCCGTCGCTATGTCGCGCGGCTGACGACAGCAGGTAATTACCTCAACGCAGCTCAGCTGACGGCTCAAAGCCGGTTAGATCCCGACAGCGAACCTAATTCTGGTACTGCCGATGGCGAAGATGATGCGGCAATGGTTGATCTACGGACTCTTTCGGCAGCAAATACGCTTTCGTTGTTCGCGTCACCCAACCCGAACCAGAAGGCTTTACCGACTGTTCAGGGCAATCAACCCGCACCCGACTCCAGCAAGGCGGACCTGAGTTTGACGATGGAGCTTAGTCAGCGTTACGCCAGCCAGGGACAGCCCGTAACCATTACCCTTAAAGTTTTCAACCAGGGAGGGTTGAATGCTACCAATATCAGAATCAGAAACGATCTGCCCGCCGGTTTGCAATTTCTCTCATCCAGCACAGGTATGATCGCCAGTGGCACCGCCGTGACGGGTGTTATCAGTCAGTTAGCCGCTGGTCAAACCGCCAGTTTATCCTTTAGGGCCACGGTCACAGGCAAGGGTACGCTCACCAATGCGGCTCAAATCCTGGCCGCAGACCAGCCCGATCCGGACAGCACCCCCGGCAATGGCACAACCAATGGCGAAGATGACACCGCCAGGGCCGATTTGCGTTCGACCAGCGCGTCAGGAGGCCGGATAGCGAGCATTTCTAGCCCAATTGATGAATCACAGTCGGAGCCAGACCTGCGTAAAGTAAACGGCAACGATACTCGCTCTTCCGAGAACCGTACCCCAAATAAATAA
- a CDS encoding SprB repeat-containing protein — protein sequence MAFRLPLLRWSSRWLFVIIWLLLVTSAGQSIKAADRSLVLFSNEGSRAGTAKHTVDPVLSITPASATICAGGSVALTLVGCPTGGTVRWSNNQTGPSINVKPSQTTDYTATCTVTGAQGSTTTASRSVNVQQPITITAGPSSTSTCTGSTVSFSVAATGSGITYTWLRNGASFATTSTPEVSIANVTQAQAGAYTVALSNRCNTVTSPAAQLTVSANPGLTLNTSISPVKCAGTSTGEIFARTTGGTGPQQFQLDGKSTQTSNVFSNLKAGTYVLSVKDIVGCAAQTTVEIKEPTSLSLTAKAVNAKCSGGSDGGVVVAAKGGNTPYQFQINGGPLQTGETFFDLKDKTSYVVTAVDGTGCTTSQTAVIGAPPAFAIQAAIGSTKCVGSTDGTINVSATGGTGAYQYQIGTGAFQTGTLFTGLTANTYTVTVKDAIGCLGTQAITVTQPLALSLTAAVTPVNCFGDNSGAITLTPKGGTGAVNYQLTSSRTPQTSNVFKSLALGNYTVLGTDANGCTALLPVTIGKAEPVKAQASAVAATCCVCPTGQVTLTSGGGTGTGRQFQLVGRPYQASNQFTGLAPGTYQFLVADEVGCVDSVFAVVSDAASLSLAPGRIKDVACTGGRDGEAAVDIKGGKKPFTFYWQTDNLDTLKARTQAQTGLAEGTYTVSVLDSNRCTTTTTFVTVKASAPVPPKPIITQTSTLLSVVEVTGVQWYVQTDTSAGKPVPNATSSSLMPPQTGRYYVIVTQNGCTSPPSDFVTFVLTAIAEPVGDLAVRVVPNPVTDRLRLEIEQTQRQSVHVQLLDVSGRPVRQYQIPAFTGKKQAEWPLADVSRGHYLLKAQAGVRQSVIRVLVE from the coding sequence ATGGCATTTCGTTTACCGTTACTTCGTTGGTCCTCTCGTTGGTTATTCGTTATCATCTGGCTTTTATTGGTAACCAGTGCTGGTCAATCCATAAAAGCAGCTGACCGTTCGCTCGTATTGTTCAGCAACGAAGGCAGTCGGGCGGGTACGGCCAAACACACAGTAGACCCTGTTTTGTCCATTACACCCGCATCGGCTACCATCTGTGCCGGAGGAAGCGTTGCATTGACGCTAGTGGGTTGCCCAACCGGTGGAACGGTGCGATGGTCGAACAACCAAACAGGACCAAGTATCAATGTTAAGCCAAGTCAGACAACGGACTATACGGCCACTTGTACCGTAACGGGCGCTCAGGGAAGCACCACAACGGCGTCGCGGTCGGTCAATGTGCAGCAGCCCATAACAATTACGGCTGGCCCTTCGTCCACATCAACCTGTACCGGATCGACCGTATCGTTTTCCGTGGCCGCAACGGGGTCCGGAATCACCTACACCTGGTTGCGCAATGGGGCTTCATTTGCCACAACATCAACGCCCGAAGTATCCATCGCGAATGTGACCCAGGCACAGGCCGGAGCATACACAGTTGCCTTAAGCAATCGCTGTAATACGGTAACAAGCCCGGCGGCTCAGCTGACTGTATCGGCAAATCCAGGGTTGACCCTCAATACGTCTATTTCACCAGTCAAATGTGCCGGAACGAGCACCGGCGAGATTTTTGCGAGAACGACCGGCGGCACGGGGCCACAACAGTTCCAACTGGACGGAAAGTCAACCCAGACATCGAATGTATTCTCCAATCTAAAAGCAGGGACTTATGTGCTTTCGGTCAAGGATATCGTTGGTTGCGCAGCGCAAACAACCGTCGAAATCAAAGAGCCTACCTCTTTGTCGTTAACGGCGAAAGCGGTCAATGCGAAGTGTTCGGGCGGATCGGATGGAGGAGTAGTTGTCGCTGCGAAAGGGGGAAACACACCGTATCAGTTTCAGATCAATGGGGGTCCTTTGCAAACAGGTGAAACATTTTTCGATCTGAAAGACAAAACAAGTTATGTTGTTACAGCGGTCGATGGAACGGGTTGTACCACCTCACAAACTGCTGTAATTGGTGCTCCTCCCGCCTTTGCCATTCAGGCAGCTATCGGATCAACGAAGTGCGTGGGGTCTACCGACGGTACAATCAACGTGTCGGCTACGGGGGGAACAGGTGCTTATCAGTATCAGATTGGAACCGGTGCTTTTCAGACCGGAACGTTGTTTACGGGGCTTACGGCCAACACCTACACCGTCACGGTAAAAGATGCTATCGGTTGCTTGGGAACGCAGGCGATCACCGTAACGCAACCGCTCGCTTTATCGTTAACGGCTGCCGTTACGCCCGTCAATTGTTTTGGGGATAACAGTGGAGCGATTACGCTAACACCGAAGGGCGGAACAGGTGCGGTAAACTACCAATTGACATCATCCCGAACGCCCCAGACGAGTAACGTATTCAAAAGTCTGGCGCTGGGTAATTACACTGTTTTAGGTACCGATGCAAACGGCTGTACGGCTCTTTTGCCGGTGACGATTGGGAAGGCGGAACCAGTCAAAGCACAAGCTTCTGCTGTTGCGGCTACCTGCTGCGTATGTCCGACGGGTCAAGTGACGCTGACAAGTGGGGGAGGCACAGGGACTGGACGGCAATTTCAGTTAGTTGGACGACCGTATCAGGCCAGTAATCAGTTCACTGGATTAGCACCCGGTACGTATCAATTCCTGGTGGCCGATGAAGTAGGCTGTGTTGATTCAGTGTTTGCCGTGGTTAGCGATGCCGCATCATTATCTCTAGCACCGGGACGTATAAAAGATGTGGCCTGTACGGGTGGACGCGACGGCGAAGCGGCAGTAGACATCAAAGGCGGTAAAAAGCCGTTTACGTTCTATTGGCAAACGGATAATCTGGATACGCTTAAGGCCCGGACTCAGGCGCAGACAGGACTAGCTGAAGGAACGTATACGGTCAGTGTGCTGGATAGCAATCGGTGCACCACTACAACTACGTTTGTTACCGTAAAGGCCTCGGCTCCAGTGCCGCCAAAACCCATCATCACCCAAACCAGTACGTTGCTTTCGGTGGTCGAGGTAACAGGTGTTCAGTGGTATGTCCAGACTGATACCAGCGCGGGCAAACCCGTACCCAACGCTACGTCTTCGTCACTAATGCCTCCGCAAACGGGTCGCTACTACGTAATTGTCACGCAGAATGGGTGTACGTCTCCGCCGTCCGATTTTGTTACGTTCGTGCTGACGGCTATAGCCGAACCGGTAGGCGATCTGGCGGTGCGGGTAGTACCTAACCCCGTTACGGACCGACTCCGACTCGAAATCGAACAGACGCAGCGGCAGTCGGTACACGTGCAATTGCTGGACGTATCGGGACGGCCCGTTCGACAGTATCAGATACCGGCCTTTACGGGCAAGAAGCAAGCCGAATGGCCGCTGGCAGATGTTTCGCGAGGACATTATTTGCTGAAAGCGCAGGCCGGAGTCCGTCAGTCCGTCATCAGAGTACTCGTTGAATAG
- a CDS encoding peptidase has product MTYCLGIKVASGLVAIADRRLTSGSEVSSNRKISVHEVENHSLFIMTSGLRSVRDKAITYFKEVISEQDRSFNKLYKAVNAFGEQVKRVAQEDKASIVASGLNFNLNAIVGGQLEDDEEHKLFMLYPEGNWVEVDQGSPFKIIGNSGYGKPLLFRNLSYETNLQEALKIGFLAFDATRVSANDVDYPLDVVIYPKDSFHMTEYRLEKEDMDEVSHQWSALLSNSVRKLPSDWMNPIFDKVRSVKNV; this is encoded by the coding sequence ATGACTTATTGTTTAGGAATTAAAGTCGCGTCAGGTCTCGTTGCCATCGCCGATAGACGGTTGACCTCTGGTTCGGAGGTGTCTTCTAATCGAAAGATTTCGGTCCACGAAGTTGAAAATCACTCGTTGTTCATCATGACTTCGGGACTTCGTTCCGTACGCGATAAAGCCATTACTTACTTTAAAGAAGTAATTTCGGAGCAGGACCGCTCCTTTAACAAACTCTACAAAGCGGTCAACGCATTTGGCGAACAGGTCAAACGGGTGGCTCAGGAAGACAAGGCATCCATTGTAGCCAGCGGCTTAAACTTCAATTTGAATGCGATTGTCGGCGGTCAGCTGGAAGATGACGAAGAGCACAAACTCTTCATGCTGTACCCTGAAGGAAATTGGGTTGAAGTTGACCAGGGCTCTCCGTTTAAAATAATTGGTAATTCGGGCTACGGCAAACCATTGCTATTCAGAAACTTATCCTACGAAACCAACTTACAGGAAGCGCTGAAGATTGGTTTTCTGGCTTTTGATGCCACCCGCGTCAGCGCCAACGATGTTGATTACCCGCTGGATGTCGTCATTTACCCAAAGGACAGCTTTCACATGACGGAATACCGCCTGGAGAAAGAAGATATGGACGAGGTGTCTCACCAGTGGAGCGCTTTGTTAAGCAACTCAGTCCGAAAATTGCCCAGTGATTGGATGAACCCAATCTTTGATAAAGTACGTTCGGTCAAAAATGTGTGA
- a CDS encoding YtxH domain-containing protein, which translates to MSFLKGVLTGLAIGYLTAPRSGKETRDKLSQQVNDLQNQWDEGVAQVKSQIDNLVGTAQDKVDQYKNQADQKFDQYKEEANSSYNQNKNAYNNKVDDAADAAKSGINKAEDALKIS; encoded by the coding sequence ATGAGTTTTTTAAAAGGAGTATTAACAGGACTTGCCATCGGTTATCTGACGGCTCCCCGCAGTGGTAAAGAAACCCGCGACAAGCTATCTCAGCAAGTTAACGATCTGCAAAACCAGTGGGACGAAGGCGTTGCTCAGGTAAAATCGCAAATCGATAATCTGGTTGGTACCGCTCAAGACAAAGTAGATCAATACAAAAATCAGGCGGATCAGAAGTTCGACCAATATAAGGAAGAGGCAAACTCATCCTACAATCAGAACAAAAACGCTTACAACAATAAAGTAGATGATGCCGCAGACGCAGCGAAATCGGGCATTAACAAAGCCGAAGACGCGCTGAAAATTAGCTAG